In Pseudomonas sp. Q1-7, the genomic window GGCCGACAACAAGTGCAAGCCCGGTATCGAATTCACCGCCCGCGAAGTGTTGCGGGTCGGGGTGGCGCTGCTGGGAATCCGCATCACCCTGGAACAGATCGCGTCCCTCGGCTGGCAGCCAGTCGCCATGGTGGTGGCACTGGTGGTGGTCACCATCCTCGTGTCAGTCGCGGCGGCGCGTCTTCTCGGATTCAACAGCCTGTTCGGCCTGCTCACCGGCGGCGCCACGGCCATCTGCGGCGCCTCGGCGGCCCTGGCCCTGGCGGCGGCGCTGCCGGCCCATGCGCAGAAGGAACGCGCCACCCTGTTCACCGTGATCGGCGTGTCGGCGCTGTCCACCCTGGCGATGATCCTCTATCCGATGATCGCCGAGGCCTTCGACCTCTCGCCGTTGCACGCCGGCCTGTTCATCGGCGGCACCATCCACGACGTGGCCCAGGTGGTCGGCGCGGGCTACAGCATGTCCCCCGAAACGGGCGACAGCGCCACCGTGGTCAAGCTGATGCGCGTGGCCATGCTCCTGCCGGTGATTCTCTGCGCCGCCATGATCACCCGCCTGCGTGGCGCCGAGCCGGGCACCAAACGGCCGCCGCTGCTGCCCTGGTTCGCCGTGGGCTTCGTGGTGCTGGCTGCGGTCAACAGCACGGGCGTCATTCCGGCTCAAGTACAGGACGCCGGCAACGAACTGTCGCGCTGGTGCCTGGTGATCGCCATCAGCGCCCTGGGCATGAAAACCCAGCTCAGGGAGCTGGCCAGCGTCGGCATCAAGCCGATCCTGCTGATGGTGGGTGAAACCGCGTTCCTCGCCGCCCTGGTGCTGGCGATGCTGCACTGGGGGTTCTGAAGACTTACTCCTGCTCCCGTGAGGGGGTCATCGACGCCTGCCACAGCGGGCATTTACCGCGCCGGAGCCTCGTGGGACGGGCTCCGCAGCGCGGTTTTTTTTTGAGCGTGAGAAACCGCGTCCTCAGGGCATGGTCATGAGTCACCGGCTCTGCCCAGGCGTATGAGGGCAGGGCGGCTGCCGAGCCTGCGAAGCCCGGCGATGTTCCACATCCATCAGCACGCTTTCAGAATGGGGCCGGGAGTTCCCTCCCGCCGTCGACGCAGACCGAAGTCGATGCTCATGCCGACACCTCCTTGCCCGAAGCCATCAGGGCCGGCAAATCCCGCCAGGCCACCCAGACCTCGCCCTGCCACTTGACCACCCCGATCCGCCGGCCCTGAACATTCACGACGTCACGGCGCGGCGCCGCATCCGGCACCCGGTGATAGTCATGCAGCGTCGGCACCAGCACCTCGCTCAACCAACGGCCGATATCGCCGTGCCCTGGCTCGCCGAACCGGAACAGCACCTTGTAGGCGCCGAAATCGCTGATGGCCGAGACCTCTTCATGAGCGTCGCGGGTGTACGCCAGGCGGAGCGTCCGTTGCTCGTGCGGCGCCAGGGCCGCCAGCAAGGCGAGGGCGTCGGGGTGGCCCAGCAGCCGGGCGAAATCTTGGGCGACAAACCAGGGCTGGTTGTCGACCATCACGGCGCGCAGGCGATGGGCATGGTGGAAGAAAACGAGGGGGGTATATGCGTCGTGCATGGTGGAACTCCTAGCTAAGGTCTCTGGAGTCGTCACCGTCCGCTGTCATTCGAAGGGTGACGGATCACGCGGGGTTGACAGACCGGAGCTAGGACCCGGCAGACCACGAGGGCCTCCCCGCGCGATCCGCCATAGAGCAGTGCAGTTCAGAAAACTGCATGCGAGCAAGAGCCTGCAAAAAACGTCCGCCGTTTTTCGCATGCACCTTGCGGCGCAATCGCGCCTAGCTGTCGGGCTGTCAAACCCGGCCACGGGATTGACCGTGGCCGGGGCAGGATAGGGATGGAGGCGCAGGACGGCAAGGGGAGGGGAGTGATGAGGGCGGATTATGACCCAGCGCGGCCGGAGGGGACCGGCAGAGATCGGCCAATAGCGGACGCTAACGATAAAGCTAACAGGCAGGAAACGTGCAGATTTTGACTGTCCAGAGAACGAAGTTAGAGACAGTTGAGTTCATTGTTAGGGTTTTTCCGGAAATAAGAATGGAAACTCTGCTTGGCTTCCGTTCTTTAACTTCTGGAAAAGAGTGTGGGCGTGCTCTCCAATTCCCTCCTCGTGAGTAGCTAGGTCTAGGTAGTAATTCTTGTCCTCATGTTTTGCATATATTAACCAATCGCCAGTCAGTCCCCTTTTGGTACGCTCTGTGAATCCATCTATTACGAGTTTGTGAGCTAGATAGCCTGGCCAGGCGTCTGGGTCGTCGCCATGTGCTTTAGCTACATCGCTAATCATTTTATCCAGATCCCGATTTCCATAATTAGGCATATTCCACCGGATGCCAATATTCTTAATTAAGTGTTGT contains:
- a CDS encoding YeiH family protein, coding for MSATTIAALGSRSRVLMPGVIVSAMVAAAATFLSEHYGAPVMLFALLLGLSVNFLAADNKCKPGIEFTAREVLRVGVALLGIRITLEQIASLGWQPVAMVVALVVVTILVSVAAARLLGFNSLFGLLTGGATAICGASAALALAAALPAHAQKERATLFTVIGVSALSTLAMILYPMIAEAFDLSPLHAGLFIGGTIHDVAQVVGAGYSMSPETGDSATVVKLMRVAMLLPVILCAAMITRLRGAEPGTKRPPLLPWFAVGFVVLAAVNSTGVIPAQVQDAGNELSRWCLVIAISALGMKTQLRELASVGIKPILLMVGETAFLAALVLAMLHWGF
- a CDS encoding BRO-N domain-containing protein, whose protein sequence is MHDAYTPLVFFHHAHRLRAVMVDNQPWFVAQDFARLLGHPDALALLAALAPHEQRTLRLAYTRDAHEEVSAISDFGAYKVLFRFGEPGHGDIGRWLSEVLVPTLHDYHRVPDAAPRRDVVNVQGRRIGVVKWQGEVWVAWRDLPALMASGKEVSA